One part of the Brachyspira sp. SAP_772 genome encodes these proteins:
- a CDS encoding SDR family oxidoreductase codes for MKKLVVITGASSGIGMETAKRFSENGHPTLLISRRKEIMESLNLKDSISVKADVTNLEEVRAAIKMAEDKYGKTDLLINCAGVMLLGNIDKQSYEEWKKMIDVNINGILTTTNIILPDMVKRNEGTIINISSIAGRKTFKNHGVYCGSKFAVHAISESIREEVADKNVRVIVLAPGVVETNLLEHTTNETIKANYVEWKKSIGNGLNASDIVNCIEFAYNMPQDICVRELVIAKTKQID; via the coding sequence ATGAAGAAATTAGTAGTTATTACGGGGGCAAGCTCTGGAATAGGAATGGAAACAGCAAAAAGATTCTCAGAAAATGGACACCCTACACTTTTAATATCAAGACGTAAAGAAATAATGGAGAGTTTAAATTTAAAAGATTCAATAAGTGTAAAAGCAGATGTTACAAATTTAGAAGAAGTAAGAGCGGCGATAAAAATGGCTGAAGATAAATATGGAAAAACTGATTTGCTTATAAATTGTGCAGGAGTAATGCTTCTTGGAAATATTGATAAACAAAGCTATGAAGAATGGAAAAAGATGATAGATGTTAATATAAATGGAATACTAACAACTACAAATATAATACTTCCAGATATGGTAAAAAGAAATGAAGGTACCATCATAAACATAAGTTCAATAGCAGGAAGAAAGACATTTAAAAATCATGGAGTATATTGCGGAAGCAAATTTGCTGTGCATGCAATAAGCGAAAGTATTAGAGAAGAAGTAGCCGATAAAAATGTAAGAGTTATAGTATTGGCACCCGGAGTTGTGGAAACTAATCTTTTAGAACATACGACAAATGAAACTATAAAAGCTAATTATGTTGAATGGAAAAAGAGCATAGGAAATGGTTTAAATGCTTCTGATATAGTTAATTGTATAGAATTCGCTTATAATATGCCTCAAGATATATGCGTAAGAGAATTAGTTATAGCGAAGACAAAGCAAATAGACTGA
- a CDS encoding helix-turn-helix domain-containing protein: protein MKKIKVASEIGVTLYMIGGKYKPLILNYLIENKTKRFNEMLRYMKPISQRTLTNQLRELEEDGLIERKVYAEVPPKVEYIITKKGKSLSKILEAMCEWGEKNIDERFEITNPQCL, encoded by the coding sequence ATGAAAAAAATAAAAGTAGCATCAGAAATAGGAGTTACGCTTTATATGATAGGAGGTAAATACAAACCTCTTATACTAAATTATCTTATAGAAAATAAAACAAAAAGATTTAATGAAATGCTTAGATACATGAAACCCATATCTCAAAGAACTCTAACTAATCAGCTTAGAGAATTAGAAGAAGATGGTCTTATAGAAAGAAAAGTGTATGCAGAAGTTCCTCCAAAAGTAGAATATATTATAACCAAAAAAGGTAAATCACTATCAAAAATATTAGAAGCTATGTGTGAATGGGGCGAGAAAAATATTGATGAAAGGTTTGAAATTACCAACCCTCAATGTTTATAA
- a CDS encoding phosphoribosylformylglycinamidine synthase, which produces MNYRIFIEKKEGFDLEAKRLESQLKENFQIKSSVRLLNVYDIFNIDESKLSNSINVIFSEPPTDRVVEKKDFESLKHFAVEYLPGQFDQRADSALQCLKLIYNDIEEVTIVSGRVIVFDGNVDDSVIEKIKKFYINPVESREKDLSKLEIEPHQKADDIKDVENFINLNTEELHKYRDNLDLAMTYKDIEFVQNYFKNEEKRNPTETEIKVLDTYWSDHCRHTTFMTKINDVKLENDKSNFSEVILSAINKYYSMRKELYGEDVDNKRDINLMDMATVSAKYIKKKGKLEDLEVSDEINACSIYIDVDAIDENGKNKTEKYLLMFKNETHNHPTEIEPFGGASTCLGGAIRDPLSGRSYVYQAIRVTGSANPLEKLEDTLAGKLPQKKITTTAAAGYSSYGNQIGLTTCLVNEIYDEGYKAKRLEVGAVVGAVPVDYVRREKPKAGDIVIVLGGRTGRDGCGGATGSSKSHTDTSLRLCGAEVQKGNAPEERKIQRLFRNKEVTKLIKKCNDFGAGGVSVAIGELSDGIDINLDVLPVKYLGLNGTELAISESQERMAVVVESKDADNFIKLANKENIEATKVAVITDTNRLVMYLKGKKIVDISRKFLDTNGAKQETNAVLRDINFDNNPFNTKNACSLTSHWFNMVEDLNIASQKGLIEMFDSSIGATTVLMPFGGKYQMTPSDVSIQKIPIFDNNAKQINTASAISWGYNPSIMKWSEFHGGIYSVIESMSKLVSIGADYKKIRLSFQEYFEKLGSDAKKWGKVYSALLGTIYAQTEFDIPAIGGKDSMSGTFNNISVPSTLISFAVSTVDSNDVISPEFKSANNYVYLIKHNMLENYMPNVAEIKENFDFIHKTIKDKKILSAYTIKFGGIAEALTKMSFGNRIGVDIKDELYFFNLMPASFIVETKEELNYKNAILIGKTINEYKIKVCGEIVDLEEAEKLWLDKLSTVFPYKTYEDIETYKLAEYKREAPFICKNKTPKPNVLIASFLGTNCEYDTQKAFSDAGANTDIFVFRNIKPEYIKESIEEMSKKIDNSQIFMIPGGFSAADEPDGSGKFISAILTNEKIKTSIHKLLERDGLVLGICNGFQALIKSGLLPYGKIGNITEKSPTLTFNKIGRHISQMVTTKVVSNNSPWLYNIPLGSELVVPVSHGEGRFFADEEIIKELIKKGQVATQYVNFESKPTNEFRFNPNGSAYAIEGILSEDGKVFGKMGHSERYADNLYKNIITKDIYNIFENGVNYFK; this is translated from the coding sequence ATGAACTATCGTATCTTTATAGAAAAAAAAGAAGGTTTTGATTTAGAGGCTAAAAGATTAGAAAGTCAATTAAAAGAGAATTTTCAAATAAAAAGCAGTGTAAGACTTCTTAATGTTTATGACATTTTTAATATAGATGAAAGTAAATTATCTAATTCTATTAATGTAATATTTTCAGAGCCTCCAACAGATAGGGTAGTTGAAAAAAAAGATTTTGAGAGTTTAAAACATTTTGCTGTGGAATATTTACCCGGACAATTTGACCAGAGGGCTGATTCTGCATTGCAATGTTTGAAGCTTATTTATAATGATATTGAAGAAGTAACTATAGTAAGCGGAAGGGTGATAGTTTTTGATGGTAATGTAGATGATAGTGTAATAGAGAAAATAAAAAAGTTCTATATTAACCCAGTAGAAAGCAGAGAAAAAGATTTAAGCAAATTAGAAATAGAGCCTCATCAAAAAGCTGACGATATAAAAGATGTAGAAAACTTTATTAATTTAAACACAGAAGAGCTTCATAAATATAGAGATAATCTTGACTTGGCAATGACTTATAAAGATATAGAGTTTGTGCAGAATTATTTTAAAAATGAAGAGAAAAGAAACCCAACAGAAACAGAAATAAAGGTTCTTGATACATATTGGTCTGACCACTGTAGGCATACTACATTTATGACAAAGATTAATGATGTAAAATTAGAAAATGATAAGAGTAATTTTTCAGAAGTGATATTAAGTGCTATTAATAAATATTACAGCATGAGAAAAGAGCTTTACGGAGAGGATGTTGACAATAAAAGAGATATTAATTTAATGGATATGGCAACAGTGTCTGCTAAATATATAAAGAAAAAAGGAAAGCTTGAAGATTTAGAGGTCTCTGATGAGATAAACGCTTGTTCTATTTATATAGATGTTGATGCTATTGATGAGAATGGAAAAAACAAAACAGAAAAATATTTACTAATGTTTAAAAACGAAACTCATAATCACCCTACAGAGATTGAGCCTTTCGGAGGGGCTTCTACATGTTTGGGAGGAGCTATAAGAGACCCGCTTTCTGGAAGAAGCTATGTATATCAAGCTATAAGAGTTACAGGAAGTGCTAATCCATTAGAAAAGCTAGAAGATACTTTAGCTGGAAAACTTCCTCAAAAGAAAATAACAACAACTGCAGCAGCGGGATATTCTTCTTACGGCAATCAAATAGGGCTTACAACTTGTTTAGTTAATGAGATATATGATGAAGGCTATAAGGCAAAGAGGCTTGAAGTTGGTGCTGTTGTGGGAGCCGTTCCAGTGGACTATGTACGCAGAGAAAAACCAAAGGCAGGCGATATAGTTATAGTGCTTGGAGGAAGAACAGGAAGAGACGGATGCGGAGGGGCTACTGGTTCATCAAAAAGCCACACTGATACATCTTTAAGACTTTGCGGTGCTGAAGTACAGAAAGGTAATGCTCCGGAAGAGAGAAAGATTCAAAGGCTATTTAGGAATAAAGAGGTTACTAAATTAATAAAAAAATGTAATGATTTCGGTGCGGGCGGTGTTTCCGTAGCTATTGGTGAATTATCAGACGGAATTGACATTAACCTTGATGTGTTGCCTGTAAAATATTTAGGATTAAACGGCACTGAGCTTGCAATATCAGAATCACAGGAGAGAATGGCTGTTGTTGTTGAAAGTAAGGATGCAGATAATTTTATAAAACTTGCTAACAAAGAAAACATTGAAGCTACAAAGGTTGCTGTTATAACAGACACTAACAGACTTGTAATGTATTTGAAAGGCAAGAAGATTGTAGATATAAGCCGTAAGTTTTTAGACACCAACGGAGCTAAACAAGAGACTAATGCAGTTCTTAGAGACATTAATTTTGATAATAATCCATTTAACACAAAAAATGCATGCTCTCTAACTTCTCATTGGTTTAATATGGTGGAAGATTTAAATATAGCTTCCCAAAAGGGGCTCATTGAAATGTTTGACTCATCAATAGGGGCAACAACTGTACTCATGCCTTTCGGAGGAAAATATCAAATGACTCCAAGCGATGTAAGCATTCAGAAAATACCAATATTTGACAACAATGCAAAACAAATAAACACAGCTTCCGCTATATCTTGGGGTTATAATCCTTCTATAATGAAATGGTCAGAATTTCACGGAGGAATATATTCTGTAATAGAATCAATGTCAAAACTTGTTTCTATTGGTGCTGATTATAAAAAGATAAGATTATCATTTCAAGAGTATTTTGAGAAATTAGGAAGCGATGCTAAAAAATGGGGTAAGGTTTATTCTGCATTGCTTGGTACTATATATGCTCAGACTGAATTTGATATACCAGCTATAGGCGGAAAAGATTCTATGAGCGGTACTTTTAATAATATATCAGTGCCTTCAACTTTAATATCGTTTGCAGTGTCTACTGTTGACAGTAATGATGTTATATCTCCAGAGTTCAAATCTGCTAATAATTATGTGTATTTAATAAAGCATAATATGCTTGAAAACTATATGCCTAATGTTGCCGAAATAAAAGAGAATTTTGACTTCATACATAAAACTATAAAAGACAAAAAAATATTATCAGCATACACCATTAAATTCGGAGGCATTGCTGAAGCTCTAACAAAAATGTCTTTCGGTAACAGAATAGGCGTTGATATAAAAGATGAGCTTTATTTCTTTAACTTAATGCCTGCTTCATTTATAGTGGAAACTAAAGAAGAGTTAAATTATAAAAATGCTATACTAATAGGCAAAACTATTAATGAATACAAAATAAAAGTATGCGGTGAAATAGTGGACTTAGAAGAAGCAGAAAAATTATGGCTTGATAAATTATCAACAGTATTTCCTTATAAAACTTATGAAGATATAGAAACTTACAAGCTAGCAGAATATAAAAGAGAAGCACCATTTATATGCAAAAACAAAACTCCTAAGCCTAATGTTTTAATAGCTTCGTTCCTCGGTACTAACTGCGAATACGACACTCAAAAAGCATTCTCTGATGCAGGTGCAAACACCGATATTTTTGTATTTAGAAATATAAAGCCTGAATATATAAAAGAATCCATTGAAGAGATGTCTAAAAAAATAGATAATTCACAGATATTTATGATACCCGGAGGTTTCAGTGCGGCAGATGAGCCTGATGGTTCTGGAAAGTTTATCTCTGCAATACTTACAAATGAAAAAATAAAAACTTCTATACATAAACTCTTAGAACGTGACGGACTTGTTTTGGGTATATGTAACGGTTTTCAAGCATTAATAAAGTCAGGGCTTCTTCCATATGGAAAGATAGGAAATATTACAGAGAAATCTCCAACTCTTACTTTTAATAAAATAGGCAGACATATTTCACAAATGGTAACAACAAAGGTAGTTTCAAACAATTCTCCTTGGCTATACAACATACCTTTAGGAAGCGAGTTGGTTGTTCCTGTTTCTCATGGTGAGGGAAGATTCTTTGCTGATGAAGAGATAATAAAAGAGTTAATCAAAAAAGGTCAGGTTGCTACTCAGTACGTTAACTTTGAATCAAAGCCTACTAATGAGTTTAGATTTAATCCTAATGGTTCAGCTTACGCTATTGAGGGCATACTTTCAGAAGACGGAAAGGTGTTTGGAAAAATGGGTCATAGCGAGAGATACGCAGATAATTTATACAAAAACATCATCACAAAAGATATTTACAACATATTTGAAAATGGCGTGAATTATTTTAAGTAA
- a CDS encoding AAA family ATPase: MYNVGMYGGSFNPLHLGHVRCIIEAANQCKKLYIVLAVGNNRNEIDKKVRYRWLYQLTKHIGNVKIIFIEDNANTKEEYTEDLWEEDSIKIKKAIGEKIDAVFCGDDYKNKDSFYTRYYKDSELIFIERDEISSSKIRENVYKYWDYLPNIVKPYYTKKVLLLGSESTGKSTLTINLANYYNTNYIEEAGRELSEKSGTDLLMLSEDFTEILLTHKLNEIKAIEHSNKILFVDTDAIITNFYMHFLEDENIIDNERLAKAIIHINKYDAILFLEPDVDFVQDGDRSEVIKNDRIKYSNKIKDILNSMNIKYHSISGDYQKRFKESVSIVDSILEKNF, translated from the coding sequence ATGTATAATGTAGGGATGTACGGCGGTTCTTTTAATCCTCTTCATCTTGGGCATGTAAGATGCATAATAGAAGCCGCTAATCAATGTAAAAAGCTTTATATTGTTTTGGCTGTTGGAAATAATAGAAATGAAATTGATAAAAAAGTAAGATACCGTTGGCTTTATCAATTAACAAAGCATATTGGAAATGTGAAGATTATATTTATAGAAGATAATGCAAACACAAAAGAAGAGTACACCGAAGATTTATGGGAAGAGGATTCTATAAAAATAAAAAAGGCTATAGGTGAAAAAATTGACGCAGTATTTTGCGGAGATGATTATAAAAATAAAGATTCTTTTTATACAAGATATTATAAAGATTCAGAGTTAATATTTATAGAGAGAGATGAAATAAGCTCCTCAAAGATTAGAGAGAATGTTTATAAGTATTGGGATTATTTGCCTAATATAGTAAAGCCATATTATACAAAAAAGGTTTTGCTTTTAGGAAGCGAAAGCACAGGAAAGTCAACTCTTACAATTAATTTAGCAAATTATTATAATACCAATTATATAGAAGAGGCAGGAAGAGAATTATCAGAAAAGTCAGGGACTGATTTGCTAATGCTTTCAGAAGATTTTACAGAGATACTTCTTACTCATAAATTAAATGAAATAAAAGCAATAGAGCATAGCAACAAAATATTGTTTGTTGATACAGATGCAATAATTACAAACTTTTATATGCATTTTTTGGAAGATGAAAATATTATTGATAATGAAAGACTTGCAAAGGCGATTATACATATAAACAAATATGATGCCATATTATTTTTAGAACCTGATGTTGATTTTGTTCAGGACGGAGACAGAAGCGAAGTTATAAAAAATGACAGAATAAAATACAGTAATAAAATAAAAGATATACTTAATAGTATGAATATAAAATATCATTCTATAAGCGGAGATTATCAAAAAAGATTTAAAGAATCTGTTTCTATTGTAGATAGTATTTTAGAAAAAAACTTTTAG
- the pnuC gene encoding nicotinamide riboside transporter PnuC: protein MKNIIKNELQNWKAIEVVWIIIACSIILSLSIYWKENIIGIVSSISGILCVILTGKGKLSSYVFGMINTILYSIIAFSARYYGEFMLNVFYYIPMNIVGFVLWSRNMNNESQEVIKTKLNNKYKIIIFGFSFISIFIYGFILKKLGGSLPFVDSASTVFAITAQILCVKRCTEQWIMWILVNILNISIWYINFESGGDNIATLLMWSVYLVNAVFMFIKWYREANNKNQIN from the coding sequence GTGAAAAATATTATCAAAAATGAGCTTCAAAATTGGAAAGCTATAGAAGTAGTGTGGATTATAATAGCATGCAGTATAATATTATCGCTTTCTATATATTGGAAGGAAAATATTATTGGCATAGTGTCATCAATAAGCGGTATATTATGTGTGATACTTACAGGGAAGGGAAAATTATCTTCATATGTATTTGGAATGATTAATACTATTCTTTATTCTATTATAGCTTTTAGTGCAAGATACTATGGGGAGTTTATGCTCAATGTATTTTACTATATACCTATGAATATAGTTGGTTTTGTACTATGGAGCAGAAATATGAATAATGAAAGTCAAGAAGTAATAAAAACAAAATTAAATAATAAATATAAAATTATAATATTTGGCTTTTCTTTTATATCAATATTTATTTATGGGTTTATACTAAAAAAATTAGGAGGTTCTCTTCCTTTTGTAGATAGTGCAAGTACGGTGTTTGCGATAACTGCACAAATACTATGCGTAAAGAGATGCACCGAACAATGGATAATGTGGATACTTGTAAACATTTTAAATATTTCTATATGGTATATTAATTTTGAAAGCGGGGGTGATAATATAGCTACTTTGCTTATGTGGAGTGTTTATTTAGTTAATGCGGTGTTTATGTTTATTAAATGGTATAGAGAGGCAAATAATAAAAATCAGATAAACTAA
- the pcp gene encoding pyroglutamyl-peptidase I — protein sequence MKVLITGFDPFDKEKVNPSWEAVNSLPDNIEGNEIIKLQLPTVFKKSAEKLFENIKNIKPDIVICVGQAGGRYEISLERVAINVDDARIKDNEGNQPVDETIFNDGESAYFSKLPIKAIRDELKNIPIPAAVSNTAGTFVCNHIMYSLLYYINKNNLNIKGGFIHVPYIIEQILDKPNTPYMPKEMIVKALETVIKTTVNNN from the coding sequence ATGAAAGTATTAATAACAGGATTTGACCCATTCGATAAAGAAAAAGTTAATCCGTCATGGGAGGCAGTTAATAGCCTGCCAGATAATATAGAAGGCAATGAAATAATCAAATTACAGCTTCCAACAGTATTTAAAAAATCCGCAGAAAAACTTTTTGAAAATATAAAAAACATTAAACCTGATATAGTTATATGTGTAGGGCAAGCTGGCGGAAGATATGAGATATCATTAGAAAGAGTAGCCATAAATGTAGATGATGCAAGAATAAAAGACAATGAAGGAAATCAGCCTGTAGATGAAACAATATTTAATGACGGAGAGAGTGCTTATTTCTCTAAGCTTCCTATAAAAGCTATTAGAGATGAATTAAAAAATATACCAATACCAGCAGCAGTATCAAATACAGCAGGTACTTTTGTATGCAATCATATAATGTATTCTTTATTGTATTATATAAATAAGAATAATTTAAATATCAAAGGCGGCTTTATACATGTTCCTTATATAATAGAGCAAATACTTGATAAGCCTAATACACCATATATGCCAAAAGAAATGATAGTAAAAGCTCTTGAAACAGTTATAAAAACTACAGTAAATAATAATTAA
- a CDS encoding DUF979 domain-containing protein, producing MVNNLLEVLYIISGIIIVVCGIYAYKNKENKKRIGSALFWIILGFIFIFGKVIPSFVVGLLLIVLALLTATKNVSLQSLKPVSDAYREEKEKLFKNLLFIPAISIGLIAFLVAQFTKLGGLIGLGIGAMTSLILCMIITKEKASTVPYESSRMLQQMGPSVIIPQLLASLGGLFAEAGVGEIVANIMKGVIPADNKLFGVIGYCVSMAIFTIVMGNAFAAFAVITAGIGIPFVIALGGDPNIVSALGLTAGFCGTLMTPMAANFNMIPASILEMENKNGVILEQIPVALILLAINTTIMYLFAFR from the coding sequence ATGGTAAATAATCTTTTAGAAGTTTTATATATAATTTCTGGAATCATAATAGTAGTATGCGGTATATATGCATATAAAAATAAAGAAAATAAAAAAAGAATAGGAAGTGCATTATTTTGGATAATATTAGGCTTTATATTTATTTTTGGTAAAGTTATTCCTTCGTTTGTTGTGGGGCTTCTTTTAATAGTGTTAGCATTATTAACAGCCACAAAAAACGTATCATTACAATCTTTAAAACCTGTGTCTGATGCATACAGAGAAGAAAAAGAAAAGTTATTTAAAAACTTACTTTTTATACCAGCCATATCAATAGGCTTAATAGCGTTTTTGGTTGCACAATTTACAAAACTAGGCGGATTAATAGGCTTAGGCATAGGTGCAATGACATCATTAATTTTATGCATGATAATAACAAAAGAAAAAGCTTCAACTGTTCCATATGAATCATCAAGAATGCTTCAGCAGATGGGACCAAGTGTTATAATTCCGCAGTTATTAGCTTCATTAGGAGGATTGTTTGCAGAGGCTGGAGTGGGTGAGATAGTAGCAAATATAATGAAAGGTGTTATACCTGCAGATAATAAGCTTTTTGGGGTTATTGGTTATTGTGTGTCTATGGCTATATTTACTATAGTGATGGGAAATGCTTTTGCTGCTTTCGCTGTTATAACTGCTGGGATAGGCATACCTTTCGTTATTGCTTTGGGAGGAGACCCTAATATTGTTTCTGCTTTAGGTTTAACAGCAGGTTTTTGCGGCACATTAATGACACCTATGGCTGCCAATTTTAATATGATACCTGCTTCTATATTGGAAATGGAAAATAAGAACGGAGTTATATTAGAGCAGATACCAGTGGCTTTAATACTTCTTGCAATAAACACAACTATAATGTATTTATTTGCTTTTAGATAA
- a CDS encoding DUF969 domain-containing protein encodes MIKLIGILVIIIGFALKLDTISIVLLAGIITGIVSGMGIIEILSFLGNAFVANRFATLLVLTLATIGILERNGLRERATKCIMGIRGATCGKILSLYVIIRTIASALSLRIGGHVNFIRPLIYPMARGALEKYGIYDKQLDEKVKAISNSVENYGNFFGQNVFIASAGVLLVLSTLQELGIENIDAYSIAISSIPMAIVAMIVSVIRNYLFDLKLKKLINALKENKN; translated from the coding sequence ATGATTAAACTTATCGGCATATTAGTAATAATAATAGGCTTTGCTTTAAAACTAGACACCATAAGCATAGTTTTATTAGCTGGAATAATAACAGGCATTGTTTCAGGAATGGGTATTATTGAAATATTGTCATTTTTGGGAAATGCATTCGTTGCCAACAGATTTGCTACGTTACTAGTTTTAACTTTAGCTACTATAGGTATATTAGAGAGAAATGGGTTAAGAGAAAGGGCTACAAAATGCATTATGGGTATAAGAGGAGCTACTTGCGGCAAGATATTGAGTCTTTATGTAATTATAAGAACTATTGCATCAGCATTATCTCTTAGAATAGGAGGGCATGTTAATTTTATAAGACCTTTAATTTATCCTATGGCTAGGGGTGCTTTAGAGAAATATGGCATTTATGATAAGCAATTAGATGAAAAAGTAAAAGCAATATCAAACAGTGTTGAAAACTATGGAAACTTTTTTGGGCAGAATGTGTTTATAGCTTCTGCTGGAGTATTATTAGTTTTAAGCACTTTGCAAGAATTGGGAATAGAGAATATAGATGCATATTCTATAGCAATTTCAAGCATACCAATGGCAATAGTTGCTATGATAGTTTCTGTTATAAGAAATTATTTATTTGATTTGAAATTAAAAAAATTAATAAATGCATTAAAAGAAAATAAAAATTAA
- a CDS encoding VOC family protein, with amino-acid sequence MKISHVAVWVKDLENIKNFYIKYFNCKCNDKYVNEKKGFESYFLTFEDNCRLEIMTRKDIKERNTDDEIYGFAHISISVGSREKADSLTKELEQDGFKIASYPRTTGDGYYESVVLDSENNRIEITI; translated from the coding sequence ATGAAAATATCTCATGTTGCCGTTTGGGTAAAAGATTTAGAAAATATTAAAAACTTTTATATTAAATATTTTAACTGTAAATGTAATGATAAATACGTTAATGAAAAGAAAGGTTTTGAATCATATTTTCTCACATTTGAAGATAATTGCAGATTGGAAATTATGACTAGAAAAGATATAAAAGAAAGAAACACTGATGATGAAATATACGGTTTTGCTCATATATCAATATCGGTAGGAAGCAGAGAAAAAGCGGATAGCCTCACAAAAGAATTAGAACAAGATGGTTTTAAAATTGCATCATATCCAAGAACTACAGGAGATGGATATTATGAGAGTGTTGTGCTTGACAGTGAAAACAATAGAATAGAAATAACTATATAA
- a CDS encoding SDR family oxidoreductase, with protein MKNKVCVITGASNGIGKEIALHFAKNNCDIAFIDKDKENGLKLVEEMKKLKRECLFINDNIDNEKAINNFTNEIIKKFESIDYLINNACYSNKGLLSNCSYDDFLEIFKVSVASAYQITKNLINNFNKNACIINIASTRAFMSQKDSESYSASKGAIIALTHSMAISLSHKVRVNSISPGWINTSNENNFSKEDILQHPSAKIGKVSDIATTAWFICNNNFINAQNITVDGGMTKLMIYHNDENWTLNI; from the coding sequence ATGAAAAATAAAGTTTGCGTTATAACAGGTGCTTCTAATGGCATAGGCAAAGAAATAGCATTACATTTTGCTAAAAATAATTGCGACATAGCTTTTATTGATAAAGACAAAGAAAATGGATTAAAATTAGTAGAAGAAATGAAAAAACTAAAAAGAGAATGCCTATTTATTAATGACAACATAGACAATGAAAAAGCCATTAACAACTTCACAAATGAAATAATAAAAAAATTCGAAAGTATTGACTATTTAATTAATAATGCATGCTATTCAAACAAAGGCTTATTAAGTAATTGCAGCTATGATGACTTCTTAGAAATTTTTAAAGTGTCAGTTGCATCAGCATATCAAATAACAAAAAATCTAATAAATAATTTTAATAAAAATGCATGCATTATAAATATAGCTTCCACAAGAGCTTTTATGTCTCAAAAAGACAGTGAAAGCTACAGTGCTTCAAAAGGTGCTATTATAGCTCTTACTCATTCTATGGCTATTAGTTTATCTCATAAAGTTCGCGTAAACTCAATTAGTCCCGGTTGGATAAACACTTCTAATGAAAACAACTTTAGCAAAGAAGATATACTTCAGCACCCATCTGCTAAAATAGGCAAAGTTTCAGATATAGCAACTACTGCTTGGTTTATATGCAATAACAATTTTATAAATGCCCAAAACATCACAGTAGATGGCGGCATGACAAAGCTTATGATATATCATAATGATGAAAACTGGACTCTAAATATATAA